The Streptomyces sp. Je 1-332 genome has a window encoding:
- the tkt gene encoding transketolase, with product MSTKPTTTDLEWTELDQRAVDTARVLAMDSVQKVGNGHPGTAMSLAPAAYTLFQKVMRHDPADAEWTGRDRFVLSAGHSSLTLYIQLYLAGFGLELDDLKAFRTWGSKTPGHPEYGHTTGVETTTGPLGQGVANAVGMAMAARYERGLFDPETAAGESPFDHHIFAIAGDGCLQEGISGEASSLAGHQKLGNLVLLWDDNHISIEGDTETAVSEDTMKRYEAYGWHVQRVEPKENGDLDPAALYKAILAAKAETERPSFIAMRSIIAWPAPNAQNTEAAHGSALGDEEVAATKRVLGFDPEQTFEVPDEVLAHTRAALDRGRDAKAEWEKGFAAWRTSDSERAADFDRIAAGELPQGWEEKLPVFEAGKGVATRAASGKVLQALGAVIPELWGGSADLAGSNNTTIDKTSSFLPVGNPLPEADPYGRTIHFGIREHSMAAEMNGIALHGNTRIFGGTFLVFSDYMRNAVRLSALMHLPVTYVWTHDSIGLGEDGPTHQPVEHLASLRAIPGLNVVRPADANETAVVWREILKRYTKEFGKGAPHGLALTRQGVPTYDREVTEGAVKGGYVLFEADGGTPEVVLIGTGSEVQLAVEAREQLQAAGVPTRVVSMPCVEWFEAQDQGYRDSVLPPSVKARVAVEAGIGLTWHRFVGDAGRIVSLEHFGASADGKVLFREFGFTADAVAAAARESIDAAQR from the coding sequence GTGAGCACCAAGCCGACCACCACAGACCTCGAGTGGACCGAACTGGACCAGCGGGCTGTTGATACTGCCCGCGTCCTGGCCATGGACTCCGTACAGAAGGTCGGCAACGGCCATCCTGGTACGGCCATGAGCCTCGCGCCCGCCGCGTACACCCTCTTCCAGAAGGTGATGCGGCACGACCCCGCGGACGCCGAGTGGACCGGGCGCGACCGGTTCGTTCTCTCCGCGGGCCACTCGTCCCTGACCCTCTACATCCAGCTCTACCTGGCCGGCTTCGGCCTGGAGCTCGATGACCTGAAGGCGTTCCGCACCTGGGGCTCGAAGACCCCGGGCCACCCGGAGTACGGGCACACCACGGGCGTGGAGACGACGACGGGCCCGCTCGGCCAGGGCGTCGCGAACGCCGTGGGCATGGCGATGGCCGCCCGTTACGAGCGTGGTCTGTTCGACCCGGAGACCGCTGCCGGCGAGTCGCCGTTCGACCACCACATCTTCGCGATCGCCGGTGACGGCTGCCTCCAGGAGGGCATCTCCGGCGAGGCGTCGTCGCTGGCCGGGCACCAGAAGCTCGGCAACCTCGTACTGCTGTGGGACGACAACCACATCTCCATCGAGGGCGACACGGAGACCGCGGTGTCCGAGGACACCATGAAGCGGTACGAGGCCTACGGCTGGCACGTCCAGCGCGTGGAGCCCAAGGAGAACGGCGACCTCGACCCGGCCGCCCTCTACAAGGCGATCCTGGCCGCGAAGGCGGAGACGGAGCGTCCCTCCTTCATCGCGATGCGCTCGATCATCGCCTGGCCCGCGCCGAACGCGCAGAACACCGAGGCCGCGCACGGCTCGGCGCTCGGCGACGAAGAGGTCGCGGCCACCAAGCGTGTCCTCGGCTTCGACCCGGAGCAGACCTTCGAGGTCCCGGACGAGGTCCTCGCGCACACCCGTGCGGCGCTCGACCGCGGCCGTGACGCCAAGGCCGAGTGGGAGAAGGGCTTCGCCGCCTGGCGCACCTCCGACTCCGAGCGCGCCGCGGACTTCGACCGCATCGCCGCGGGCGAGCTCCCGCAGGGCTGGGAGGAGAAGCTCCCGGTCTTCGAGGCGGGCAAGGGTGTCGCTACGCGTGCCGCGTCCGGCAAGGTCCTGCAGGCGCTCGGCGCGGTGATCCCCGAGCTGTGGGGCGGCTCCGCCGACCTCGCGGGCTCGAACAACACCACGATCGACAAGACGTCGTCGTTCCTCCCGGTGGGCAACCCGCTGCCGGAGGCGGACCCGTACGGCCGCACGATCCACTTCGGTATCCGCGAGCACTCCATGGCCGCGGAGATGAACGGCATCGCGCTGCACGGCAACACCCGCATCTTCGGCGGCACCTTCCTGGTGTTCTCCGACTACATGCGCAACGCCGTCCGTCTGTCCGCGCTGATGCACCTCCCGGTGACGTACGTGTGGACGCACGACTCCATCGGTCTCGGCGAGGACGGCCCGACGCACCAGCCGGTCGAGCACCTGGCCTCGCTGCGTGCCATCCCGGGCCTGAACGTGGTCCGCCCGGCGGACGCGAACGAGACCGCCGTCGTGTGGCGCGAGATCCTCAAGCGCTACACCAAGGAGTTCGGCAAGGGCGCCCCGCACGGCCTCGCGCTGACCCGTCAGGGCGTGCCGACGTACGACCGCGAGGTCACCGAAGGCGCCGTCAAGGGTGGCTACGTCCTCTTCGAGGCCGACGGCGGCACCCCCGAGGTCGTCCTCATCGGCACCGGCTCCGAGGTGCAGCTCGCCGTCGAGGCGCGCGAGCAGCTGCAGGCCGCGGGTGTTCCCACGCGCGTCGTCTCGATGCCGTGCGTCGAGTGGTTCGAGGCGCAGGACCAGGGGTACCGCGACAGCGTCCTTCCGCCGTCCGTCAAGGCGCGCGTGGCGGTCGAGGCGGGCATCGGCCTGACCTGGCACCGCTTCGTGGGTGACGCCGGGCGCATCGTCTCGCTGGAGCACTTCGGTGCCTCGGCCGACGGCAAGGTGCTGTTCCGCGAGTTCGGCTTCACCGCCGACGCCGTCGCGGCCGCAGCCCGGGAATCGATCGACGCCGCTCAGCGCTGA
- the tal gene encoding transaldolase codes for MTDALKRLSDEGVAIWLDDLSRKRITSGNLAELIDQSHVVGVTTNPSIFQKAISQGDGYDQQLSDLASRGVTVEEAIRMITTADVRDAADILRPVFDATGGQDGRVSIEVDPRLAHNTKSTVAEAKQLAWLVDRPNTLIKIPATKAGLPAITEVIGRGISVNVTLIFSLERYREVMDAYLAGLEKAKAAGLDLSKIHSVASFFVSRVDTEIDKRLDALGTDEAKSAKGKAALANARLAYEAYEEVFSSDRWAALDKAQANKQRPLWASTGVKDPAYKDTLYVDDLVAPNTVNTMPEATLEATADHGQITGNTVAGTYDAARGEIEAVEKLGISYDDVVQLLEDEGVEKFEASWNDLLKSTEAELKRLTPSEG; via the coding sequence ATGACAGACGCACTCAAGCGCCTCTCCGACGAAGGCGTCGCGATCTGGCTGGACGACCTGTCGCGCAAGCGGATCACGTCCGGCAACCTCGCCGAACTGATCGACCAGAGCCACGTGGTGGGTGTCACCACGAACCCGTCGATCTTCCAGAAGGCGATCTCGCAGGGCGACGGTTACGACCAGCAGCTCTCCGACCTCGCCTCGCGCGGTGTCACCGTCGAAGAGGCCATCCGCATGATCACGACGGCGGACGTCCGTGACGCCGCCGACATCCTGCGCCCGGTCTTCGACGCGACGGGCGGCCAGGACGGCCGCGTGTCGATCGAGGTCGACCCGCGCCTGGCGCACAACACGAAGTCGACGGTCGCCGAGGCCAAGCAGCTCGCCTGGCTGGTGGACCGCCCGAACACGCTCATCAAGATCCCGGCGACGAAGGCGGGCCTGCCCGCGATCACCGAGGTCATCGGCAGGGGCATCAGCGTGAACGTGACGCTGATCTTCTCGCTCGAGCGCTACCGCGAGGTCATGGACGCGTACCTGGCGGGCCTGGAGAAGGCGAAGGCCGCGGGCCTGGACCTCTCCAAGATCCACTCGGTGGCGTCCTTCTTCGTGTCCCGCGTGGACACCGAGATCGACAAGCGCCTGGACGCGCTCGGCACCGACGAGGCCAAGTCCGCCAAGGGCAAGGCCGCGCTCGCCAACGCCCGTCTCGCGTACGAGGCGTACGAGGAGGTCTTCTCCTCCGACCGCTGGGCCGCGCTCGACAAGGCGCAGGCCAACAAGCAGCGTCCGCTGTGGGCATCGACCGGCGTCAAGGACCCGGCGTACAAGGACACCCTGTACGTCGACGACCTGGTCGCGCCGAACACGGTGAACACGATGCCGGAGGCGACCCTGGAGGCCACCGCCGACCACGGCCAGATCACGGGCAACACCGTGGCCGGGACGTACGACGCGGCGCGCGGTGAGATCGAGGCCGTCGAGAAGCTCGGCATCAGCTACGACGACGTGGTGCAGCTGCTCGAGGACGAGGGCGTCGAGAAGTTCGAGGCGTCCTGGAACGACCTGCTCAAGTCCACCGAGGCGGAGCTCAAGCGCCTCACCCCTTCGGAGGGCTGA
- the zwf gene encoding glucose-6-phosphate dehydrogenase codes for MTTLSSSNPLRDAADRRLPRIAGPSGLVIFGVTGDLSRKKLMPAVYDLANRGLLPPGFSLIGFARRDWEDEDFAQVVHDAVKEHSRTPFREEVWQQLIQGMRFVQGNFDDDAAFEQLKATIQDLDKAQGTGGNFAFYLSVPPKFFPQVVQQLKKHGLADAPEGSWRRGVIEKPFGHDLASARELNSIVHEVFAPDQVFRIDHYLGKETVQNILALRFANQMFEPIWNRSYVDHIQITMAEDIGIGGRAGYYDGIGAARDVIQNHLLQLMALTAMEEPASFDADALVAEKAKVLGAVKLPKDLGESTVRGQYAAGWQGGEKAVGYLQEDGIDPKSKTDTYAAIKLEVDNRRWAGVPFYLRTGKRLGRRVTEIAVVFQRAPHSPFDHTATEELGHNAIVIRVQPDEGITVRFGSKVPGTSMEIRDVSMDFAYGESFTESSPEAYERLILDVLLGDANLFPRTEEVELSWNILDPIEEYWDKHGKPAQYPSGTWGPSEADEMLARDGRSWRRP; via the coding sequence CTGACCACCTTGTCAAGCAGCAATCCGCTGCGTGACGCCGCAGACCGACGGCTCCCGCGTATCGCGGGGCCGTCGGGCCTGGTCATCTTTGGCGTCACGGGCGATTTGTCCCGTAAAAAGCTGATGCCCGCTGTCTACGACCTCGCCAACCGAGGGCTGCTGCCGCCGGGCTTCTCGCTCATCGGCTTCGCCCGTCGCGACTGGGAGGACGAGGACTTCGCCCAGGTCGTCCATGACGCGGTCAAGGAGCACTCGCGCACGCCGTTCCGCGAGGAGGTCTGGCAGCAGCTCATCCAGGGGATGCGTTTCGTCCAGGGCAACTTCGACGACGACGCCGCCTTCGAGCAGCTCAAGGCCACCATCCAGGACCTCGACAAGGCGCAGGGCACGGGCGGCAACTTCGCCTTCTACCTCTCCGTGCCGCCGAAGTTCTTCCCCCAGGTCGTCCAGCAGCTCAAGAAGCACGGGCTCGCGGACGCCCCCGAGGGCTCCTGGCGCCGCGGCGTCATCGAGAAGCCCTTCGGGCACGACCTGGCGTCGGCCCGGGAGCTCAACTCGATCGTGCACGAGGTGTTCGCCCCGGACCAGGTGTTCCGGATCGACCACTACCTCGGCAAGGAGACCGTTCAGAACATCCTGGCGCTCCGCTTCGCCAACCAGATGTTCGAGCCGATCTGGAACCGGTCGTACGTGGACCACATCCAGATCACCATGGCCGAGGACATCGGCATCGGCGGCCGGGCCGGCTACTACGACGGCATCGGCGCCGCCCGTGACGTCATCCAGAACCACCTGCTCCAGCTGATGGCGCTCACCGCGATGGAGGAGCCCGCCTCCTTCGACGCGGACGCGCTGGTCGCCGAGAAGGCGAAGGTCCTCGGCGCCGTGAAGCTGCCCAAGGACCTCGGCGAGAGCACGGTCCGCGGGCAGTACGCCGCGGGGTGGCAGGGCGGCGAGAAGGCCGTCGGCTACCTCCAGGAAGACGGCATCGACCCCAAGTCGAAGACCGACACCTACGCGGCCATCAAGCTGGAGGTGGACAACCGCCGCTGGGCGGGCGTCCCCTTCTACCTCCGTACGGGCAAGCGCCTTGGCCGCCGTGTCACCGAGATCGCGGTCGTCTTCCAGCGCGCGCCCCACTCCCCCTTCGACCACACGGCGACGGAGGAGCTGGGCCACAACGCGATCGTCATCCGCGTCCAGCCCGACGAGGGAATCACGGTGCGGTTCGGCTCGAAGGTGCCCGGCACCTCCATGGAGATCCGCGACGTGTCGATGGACTTCGCGTACGGCGAGTCCTTCACCGAGTCCAGCCCGGAGGCGTACGAGCGCCTGATCCTGGACGTCCTGCTCGGCGACGCCAACCTCTTCCCGCGCACGGAGGAGGTCGAGCTGTCCTGGAACATCCTCGACCCGATCGAGGAGTACTGGGACAAGCACGGCAAGCCCGCGCAGTACCCGTCCGGGACCTGGGGCCCGTCCGAGGCGGACGAAATGCTCGCACGAGACGGACGGAGCTGGCGTCGCCCATGA
- the opcA gene encoding glucose-6-phosphate dehydrogenase assembly protein OpcA produces the protein MRIDLTDTTSSKINKALVKGRRAIGSPAVGMVLTLVIVTDEENAYDALKAANEASREHPSRTLVVIKRAARSPRDRTTSRLDAEVRVGADAGTGETVILRLYGEVINHAQSVVLPLLLPDAPVVVWWPVNAPADAANDPLGALAQRRVTDSYAAEDPIRELTARAESYHPGSTDLAWTRITPWRSMLAAALDQIACKVTSVEVEGEEFNPSCELLAMWLADRLHVPVKRSLSAGPGLTGVRMDTDCGPIVLGRADGSLATLSVQGQPDRAVALKRRETAELIAEELRRLDPDDTYASALKYGVERLGEYAAETAVPAVEEPAEAAKKSAPAKKAPAKKAAAK, from the coding sequence ATGAGGATCGACCTGACGGACACCACTTCCAGCAAGATCAACAAGGCGCTCGTGAAGGGCCGCAGGGCGATCGGCTCCCCGGCCGTCGGCATGGTCCTCACCCTCGTCATCGTCACCGACGAGGAGAACGCCTACGACGCCCTGAAGGCCGCCAACGAAGCGTCCCGCGAACACCCCTCGCGCACCCTGGTCGTCATCAAGCGCGCCGCGCGCTCGCCCCGTGACCGCACGACGTCGCGCCTCGACGCCGAGGTACGGGTCGGCGCGGACGCGGGCACCGGCGAGACGGTGATCCTGCGGCTCTACGGCGAGGTCATCAACCACGCCCAGTCGGTCGTCCTGCCGCTGCTGCTTCCCGACGCCCCCGTGGTCGTGTGGTGGCCGGTGAACGCCCCGGCCGACGCTGCCAACGATCCGCTCGGCGCCCTGGCTCAGCGCCGTGTCACGGACTCGTACGCGGCCGAGGACCCGATCCGCGAGCTGACCGCCCGCGCCGAGTCCTACCACCCCGGCAGTACGGACCTGGCCTGGACCCGGATCACCCCGTGGCGCTCGATGCTCGCGGCGGCTCTCGACCAGATCGCCTGCAAGGTGACCTCGGTCGAGGTGGAGGGCGAGGAGTTCAACCCGAGCTGCGAGCTGCTCGCCATGTGGCTCGCGGACCGCCTCCACGTCCCCGTGAAGCGCTCGCTGTCCGCGGGCCCCGGCCTCACCGGCGTACGCATGGACACCGACTGCGGTCCCATCGTGCTCGGCCGGGCCGACGGCTCGCTGGCCACGCTCTCCGTCCAGGGCCAGCCCGACCGCGCGGTGGCGCTCAAGCGCCGCGAGACGGCTGAGCTGATCGCCGAGGAACTGCGCCGTCTCGACCCGGACGACACCTACGCGTCCGCGCTGAAGTACGGCGTGGAACGCCTGGGCGAGTACGCGGCGGAAACCGCGGTTCCCGCGGTGGAGGAGCCCGCGGAAGCGGCGAAGAAGAGCGCTCCCGCGAAGAAGGCCCCGGCCAAGAAGGCGGCGGCGAAATGA
- the pgl gene encoding 6-phosphogluconolactonase: MSAAPQLVVHRDKELMAQAAADRLITKIVDAQAARGFASVVLTGGRNGNGLLAALGSSPAKDAIDWSRLDLWWGDERFLPDGDPERNYTQAKEALLDSVPLNPARVHPMPASDGAYEVDAAAGVYAAELTAAAGPEDHGPVPTFDVLMLGVGPDTHVASLFPELPAVRETERTVVGVHGAPKPPPVRITMTLPAIRSAREVWLLAAGEDKANAAAIALSGAGEVQAPAAGAYGRSRTLWLLDAAAASQLPRDLYPPASP, from the coding sequence ATGAGCGCGGCCCCGCAGCTGGTGGTGCACCGCGACAAGGAGCTGATGGCGCAGGCCGCGGCGGACCGCCTCATCACGAAGATCGTCGACGCGCAGGCCGCCCGCGGCTTCGCGTCGGTGGTCCTCACCGGCGGCCGCAACGGCAACGGCCTGCTCGCGGCGCTGGGTTCGTCCCCGGCGAAGGACGCGATCGACTGGTCGCGCCTTGACCTGTGGTGGGGCGACGAGCGCTTCCTGCCGGACGGCGACCCGGAGCGCAACTACACCCAGGCCAAGGAGGCACTGCTCGACTCGGTGCCGCTGAACCCGGCCCGGGTGCATCCGATGCCCGCGTCGGACGGCGCGTACGAGGTGGACGCGGCCGCCGGAGTCTACGCGGCCGAGCTCACCGCGGCCGCGGGGCCCGAGGACCATGGCCCGGTGCCGACGTTCGACGTGCTGATGCTCGGCGTCGGCCCGGACACCCATGTCGCCTCGCTCTTCCCGGAGTTGCCCGCGGTCCGCGAGACGGAGCGGACGGTGGTCGGCGTGCACGGCGCTCCCAAGCCGCCGCCCGTGCGCATCACGATGACGCTCCCGGCGATCCGCTCGGCCCGTGAGGTGTGGCTGCTCGCGGCGGGCGAGGACAAGGCGAACGCCGCGGCGATCGCCCTGTCGGGCGCGGGCGAGGTACAGGCGCCCGCGGCGGGCGCGTACGGCAGGTCGCGGACGCTGTGGCTGCTCGACGCCGCGGCGGCCTCGCAGCTGCCGCGCGACCTGTATCCACCGGCTTCTCCCTGA